Genomic segment of Salminus brasiliensis chromosome 16, fSalBra1.hap2, whole genome shotgun sequence:
TATCCGTGATTTGCTGTACGGGTCTTTAGGTATACTTGTCTTATGATTATTTAGGTGCTTTGACGACTCCAGCTTGCTTAAAAGAGAAGCTTTATCAAATTGGCAGAGAAATCGAGAACCTCGCTAGCCATGTTCCTGATGGGCTCAGCTGCACAAGCAGGTTTGTCAGGTTTTAACAGTTTCCGTTTATTCAAAGTTATAGTTGTTTTAATAATGTTGTGGTTGCTATATTCTGAGCACCGGCTGTCATGCTCCCACTTCTTCCTTTTTTGAAACAAATACATTGGATTTGCATTGTATCTCTAGGAAAACCAGCTAGTACAGCTTAACATGACAACATCAGTTGTGATGTGTGGCCGTCGTTTAGCTTAAGACTCCAACTAGTAGGAGGATGAATCGATGTTTTGCTCCCTCGTTCAAATGAgatttcaaatatttttttcagctAAAAGTTTCAAATACTTGCTTAAAATCAGCGTCCCATTCAGTTCAGTGTTTGGATAAAATGAAGCTATGCTGGAAAGAGGCTGTAATCCTTGTGCCAGTTTCTGTGATGATGTGCTCAGCACCTTTTTCCCCCTGTATTTACAGCACTGACAGACTAGTAGAAGAAATATCTCAGCATGTTGCATCTTTAAGAGGTCTTCTGAAGAGCGACATAAGCTTGAATAAGGATGCAGTAACAGAACATTCCCCAAACACCACTGAGGACCAAGTGGATCATGAAGCAGTCCAGGGACCTTCTGAAGACAGAGGTGGTCATTTCTGCTTTAAAGAACCAGTAAAGCAATCCTTAACTTTGGAAAAGGATCTAAACCCCAGTGTCCAGCCAGTTCAGAAAGAATGCATCATGTCCTTGGATGTGTCTGAGTATGAGCTGCAGATGTTGGAGATGCAGgccagagaggaagagaaggaggagcagtCCATTTTGGCTTTccaggtttgtttgtttgctatTCGACATAAGACacctctcactccctcactcatgTTTAGCAGTCTGAAGATACCCACAGGGGGGTGCTATTAGTATCATATAGCATTTGGTGCTTCTCATCGACTGTAAAAAGCATGGGCAGTATGGTTCCATTCCCTTCCGTTCAATAGAAATgaagcattttttatttttactaaatGCTGTAGCTAAATACTGAACTTTGTGTAGCTTTCAtagttatttacttattttgtcATCAAAGGGAGACTTTTCACATATATTTCCATAAAAGAAAATGGTTTTAGCTGTAGTAAAGCCTCTGCCATGTCACACAGTAGACATCGTGGAAGATATGCAAAGAACTTGAGTGTCTGATAATGCAACCGACAGCACAACTCGACACGATAAATAGCAGTATGATTAACTAACTAGTTGCCTGACAGCTTGACTGCATCTCAGCTACTCCACTGACTCGAAAGGTGCTGAGAACGTCCTCAGTGTTGCCAGCTGAGcaaaaatgtctgttaatgATGCCTTGTAGACCCTAGATTGCTCTGATCACTGTGGGTAAAACAGAGACTCTAAACGGGATTAGGAtaaaatagccgatacctgACCCATTTAAAAATGTCCGTCTGCCCCGATTCTGATCCGCTGGATCAATTTAAGTACTACCCTGTTCCCTACTAATATTGTTTTCAGCTGTACTTTTGTGTACTCTATGTTAAATGCTGTGATAAATTGGAAATGTTAGCAAGACACCGCCGTTTTAAACCTGACAGCTACCATCCTAATGGTATTATTTTTAGAGCTTCTTTTTAGACTGCACATCTGGTATAAGTACCCCACTTGCTCCCCACGATAATGATGTTCTTTCTAATCAAGGAGAAAGCCGCACTGCAGAACTCGGCACATCTGTCACGCAAAGCTGAGAGCGATGAGGAGTTTGACAGCGAAATGATTCAGGTAGGTCTGTGCTTCTATTTCTACATATATAAAGCTAAATAATTAACTGACGGTTCAAGAACGACAGTGTCTGCTGCGTAGTCTCGGCTTCCCTTCACTGTTAATGATGATCATAGTGTGTTTCAAGCTGGTATTAAACTTGCTGGTGACGGTAGACTACTAAGTATTGTCAGTACCACACTGTACAGTATTTATTATGGAGCTCAATTTCTCCACTGCCCAACTGGAGCAGAAATccttttgaaaataaataattcagttaaGCCTCGTCTCTTAATCCTCAACGCTCGCCTCTCCTGAAGATTCTGTCTGTTGAATACCTGTATCCACTCCTGCTTTTATCAAAAGTGTGTTGAAGAagtggagaaactgaatgacagtTTTGAGAAGCAGCCTAAGGAACCCCAGCCTGTTGttgaggatgaagatgaggatgTTGAGGAGGATGCGGAGGAAGGCTTTGGTAAGTAGACCTTCTTTGTGCTTGCTTATTTGCATGtaatatgatttttattttttagtagTATTGGATGCACACACACCATATTTATGTAGCATGCTTATCTTAGTCAGACCACCATAATCAGACCACCCTTTATGTGATTTCTCTATTAACCCTGATTCAAGATTATGTTTGCCAATggagataaaaaaataataaaaggtaAAAAATTGTGCTTAATGTAATCAGTGGATAGATGCCAAATGCCCTTTGTGTTCAGATATATGAATAGAACTCCTCTCTGATATTGAGCCGAACAGAAAAGGTGCAGTTTGatggtctgcagtgtggaactgttTAACAGTTGAATATGGAATTTCTGCTGTGCCAGCGTTTCTGTAGTGCTTGAAATATCCGCTGTTGCGCCATATATGGGCTATAGGATGAGACTGTATGAGTGTGTAGCTATATCTGTCCTTGACCGCAGCAACATGCAGTCAAAACCAGATCCAGTCCCATGACGTCTTGTACTCTGCCTTTGGTTAAAAATTAAGCGGCTGTAAAAGGGCTGCAGTTCACAGTCAGAAGTGTTGTGTGACTGGTGTGATTTAAGAGCACCAGAAAACCAGGAGAAAGGAACAGTTACTGCTGTGTGTTAAAGTTTTTCTCTGACTTGCTGAAGCCCATTTAGTGCTATGAACATGTCTTTGTCCCCTGTCTGAGATGGGTCCTGTTATATCTGGCGAAGAATTAGAAGCGAGAAGAAGGAGAAGCGGGCCATAATCTAAGGCGTTGTCAGACACTAACTAACAGTTTGTTTCAGACGGGGGCAAAAgctttttaaaggctttttgtACGCATATGTGGTATGTCAAAATATTTGtagacaccccatctaatgaatgcattcagctactttaagttgcattgttgacacagatgtaaaACAGCgtatctagtccctgtggagaagtgtCACCAATAGAatcagactctctggagcagataaacatgaacctattggcaccatacctaatgccagtgGTATGctccacagcattgagctgtggaagtgtgatctctggaatgatgatgctccatccagtcaCTCCAGGATAAagtctctttttaatacccttgatttcagaagaaacagttaatgagcaggtgtcccaatacttttgtccatatagtgcacgaTAGGATAGGAGACATACCAGGTGTATGGAGTTATCTAGATTAGAGCTGGGCCATATGATAAAAATATTGTAtgacaatatttaaagatattttcacTGTGATGGACTTAAAAACTACCACCCAAAAACTCAAATTTCCCAAatttagtacagtgatttttttttttagatgtgcTGCACTTTATCCCATTAAACCaggctaattacactgtttgtaataaaacaacATGAAACAGCTGGTCAGTGttatttaagcactgatgatatcctcaatatactttaaaaaaaaaagcatattgtgtatgaTAAGATAATTTATCACAAtgcgataaaatattgtcatattgcccagctctaatctAGATTCACATTTTGAGGTCATTTGTGTTCAGCTGTTTCTCAGCTGTTTGTCCATTTGCAGATCCAAGTCTTCCAGAACCACTTCCCGAACAGATTAGAtgtctgaaaatgttttttggaCACCACAGTTTTAAACCGTATGTCTGCCATTACTTTTGTTTTGTTACATACTTTTGTATCTCACCCATTGTGCACactcagtgtgtttaatgtgacaAGTGGAAGTAGCACTTTACTTTGAAGAACTTGCATCGCTGCCAAGGGTATTCATTCTAATTTAGCACATGGCACTCTTCTGCAGGGTACAATGGAAAGTGATTCAATCCGTTCTTCAACAGAGGAGGGATAACCTTGTTGTCATGGCAACTGGTAagttgctttttttcccccttatttTGGAAAGGGGAAGGGCTGTTAACTGATAGTCTGGATATTTAGATTTCTTACAAAACACATGATTAAGAAGCCATTGTACTGTCTGTTGACGGTCTGTGAGTTTTTACTAGAACGCTCAACATGCCTGATCCTGCCAGATCCAAACCTATTTCCAGCaggtagagaagaagtactgtaTCCCTCTGCAGAATATTAGATTTGTTGAAAAAAGTtaattttttaatgttattCCTAAGTTGAAAAGATGATCTTTTGAGAAAGTGACTTATTTAGAGTATGTTAAAATAACTTAAATAATTTTTTCACAATACCAATTTGTAtaactttttaaacatttaaatttaaCATTATGAGAACtgtagtaaaatgtttattatacctTGTGTTTGTTGACAAATTATCCTTAAATAATGATTACTCAACTTAGTATTAACAACTACATAATCATTGTGTGAAACCTTGTATTTTCTATGCATCTATACAAATGATTATCCGATACTTATATCATGTAGGCTTACACAcatagctaacaatgtatgGCTTGTTTCTAACCCACATAATACCCACTTGTAACACGTATTGGTGTGCGACATATAGAGTCACTTTGCATGGCATATTACTCACCCACTTACTAACTTACATGATATTTACTCATAAGACGTATTATAACCTTATTACATTGTATGGCCTACTAACTCACATGACATGGCCTCCTGAGACACATTAACATGTAACATATGGAGTTCTATGGTAAAGGCGGGTGATTCACGCTTAAAGACATTTGCGTTACTAAAACTATACATCAGCATGACAAGTGAGGCCACTCCATGTGTCTGAAGTCACTGTCATGGACCATCGTGTTGGCCCCAATTGGGACTGGTGTACTTTGTTTGAACTGAAGTGATATggaggggatgctgatagggtcggacaaagcggccttctctctgtgtgggtaactCCCTAACCTGCAGCTGCCtcgcacacacatagagaatgctacactgtccagctttgagaaaatacaaaacataGTCAAGGTCAAGCATGATGGTGGAGTCAGACACGTGAATCTGAGTACTAACATGTGCCATCTTGCATATTCACATAGACTAATCTGTAGAAACGCCTCATCGGCAGGTTTCACGTCATTTGGGGTATAAACGTGGAGTCAGATGAGAACGGGGTCAGAACTTTGCTTTGGGATGGTTGATACACTGTCTTTAATGCATTTGTTCTCCTGGATCCagcattcttaaataaatactttggttTGCTTCTAACTTCACTCCACTCGTCTGCGACTCTTTCCACAAAACGAACACGCAAGGTGTTGCGCCCCGGAAGAGGGGTGGGGTACGggcaacactatgtagacatTTTTCTACAGAACGAacagcttttattttgacataccAAGAAAAAATCTCCAGAAATttcaagaaaataaataatttatttgagATTTAAAGTCAGACAACATAATCATTTACTACAGTCGTGGACCAAAgtgctgtaaaatgtgtgtaaaccTATACCTGTAGATACCATATTAATTAAAACCATGCATCATACCTGAGCCTGCCAAGTACCTTACACTGTGACACAATGTTATGAAGAAtggaacaatagaaatgctgtaaaattACTGTGATTCAaccttttcacattgacttcctttgaaaggtgagatttttttcttcttgccattttggagatacaggctTTTTATGTGACAGCGTTAATTGTGGGTAAATGATAAAAAGACTGAAATAAGGATCTTctcttattgtgtgtgtgtgtacactatcTTTACAGGTTATGGAAAGAGCTTGTGCTTCCAGTTCCCTCCAGTTTACTGCGTGAACATGAGTGTGGTCATTTCTCCTCTGATTGCTCTAATGGAGGACCAGGTGCTGCAGCTCAAGTGGGTAACTGCGAGGGTTCACCTTTAGCACATTTTTTCCAGAGTGAATAAAGAGTTGGATGGGGCTGTCCCATGAAATTAGGTTAAACGGACACATTTGTAAATGTCTAACATCCCAGCAATTAGGTTATAGTTCTGTAGTGAACAACTCTGTAGTGAAATCTCAAATAATCACCACAATTCTGTTATATTTGCTGGTACTCTTTACACAGTAGTGGAGTGTAGACGATATTAGCAGTTTACCTTTTATGGTTTTGCATTATTTCTGTGTTGATATTTGACATCTGTGTACTTGACCCTACAGGTGGCCTTTGCTAACAGACCCCTTAGCAGACTGATTGGCCCTATGCCATACTTCCCACACATATCTATTGTATGAAGTGTATGAGTGTTCACATATAACACCAGCCTTTGTTTTTTATGAAATGGCAAGACTCAGAGCTCGAAACTGATTCCTTCCCAGCTACTAAACAAAATGGTGACGTTCCTCTCTCTGCATTTCAGAATGTCTAACATTCCGGCTTGTTTCCTTGGATCGGCTCAGACCAAAAATGTGTTTGCTGACCTAATAAAGTAGGtttatttctgtctgtgtttgcaAATTATGGAAGCCCTGTACCTTGACTgttctcatatatatatatatgtgtggttTGTGCTTTACATCAAGGGGGGTTTTCAGAGTTGTATACATGACCCCCGAGTTCTGCTCAGTAAATATTCATCTGCTTGAACGGCTGAATGGATCAATTGGTAAGTAAAATGAGAAAAAGGAACAGTTGTAAAGTTTGATATTTCTCTCCAGTTATTGATCATAACTCTGGTCTGATTTTAGGGATCTCACTTGTTGCAGTGGATGAAGCTCATTGTATTTCACAGTGGGGTCATGACTTTAGAGGTGCTTACAGAGACCTTGGCAAACTGAAGAGAAGCCTCCCAGATGTAAGTTGTCTGTTTCCAGTCTAAACAAACATAGACAAAACAAAGCAGCACCAACCATATGGGTTTTGTTAGGGATGTGTTTTATCCAATCATGTTCattcctgcaacagaaaatgtCACTATTACCAGTGACTAAAGATCTTAAATGTAGAAAAGAAAACAGTGGGCACAGGGCACAAAGAAATAAGGGAACAAGATGAAAGTAGAATGTAGCTAAGTGCCCCCAAATGTTCAGAATCTGCTCTGGTTAATGTAGTTGTTCCCTGAAGAGTGAGTTTGAGGTTAAATAATATATCCTATGCATTCAAAACCCACCACGCAGCCCCGCCATACCCGCCATGCATTTGGTTTATTTGCAtttggtttatttggtttattttgCATTTGGTTGGCTTTCATTACActtgttcatttgtttgtttattctctAGGTTCCTATTGTGGCACTGACAGCCACTGCAAGCCCCTCTATCCGGGAAGACATAGTAAAGAGTCTCCACTTGGTGAATCCTCTAGTTACTTGCACTTCTTTTGACCGTCCCAATCTCTACCTAGATGTGAACCGCAAATCTGGTGACCTCATCAAAGACCTCAAGAGCTTCGTGGTGAAAAAGAGCGGGTAGGCTGTTGCATCCACTACAGTTCAGGCTCTTTCAGACATGCATTAATAATAACCTAAGCTTTTCTGTATGGAATGGCCATTGTCAGAGGTGATTATGAGTTTGAGGGGGCAGCCATCGTGTACTGCCCATCTAAGAAAGAGGCTGAAAGAGTGACTGCTGCTCTGTACAAGCTGGGTATCCGGTGTGGGGTTTACCATGCAGGCCTGAGCATCAAGCAGAGGAGGGAAACCCAGTATCAGTTCATGAGAGATGAAATTCAGGTGGGTTTCACCTTTAACACTGCTCTAATTGTTGTTGAATTGTTTATGAAAAGATGCAAATCACTTTTTCGatgatttaaatgtttttctaaatactttttaaaagaattggttaaaattctttaaaaagttttaaaaacctttttgaAAAGCAATCTGAACCTTTCCTGAAAGGTGATTTGAAGATGATTCGTTTTTGAAAAGCGATTCAGATCTTTTGAAACATCATTTTAACCTTTaaagtaaaaactaaaataaaatcctGTCAAAGCAAATAGAGCCtttttgaaaaatgtaaaaagtaataaaaaaatatttgcgctttttttaaaccttatttaaagcaacataaaCCTAAACTATGTCGTTTTATACACACATTTGAACCTGGAAATTAAGTTTATTCTTTTCCCAATTGTATTGTGTTGTCATTTGCAGTGTGTGGTGGCTACTGTGGCCTTTGGGATGGGAATTAATAAGCCTGACATTAGAAAGGTCATTCACTATGGGGCTCCTAAAGAGATGGAGTCCTACTATCAGGAGATTGGCAGGGCAGGCAGGGATGGACTGCCCAGCGCCTGTCATGTCTTATGGATGCCTGGGGATATGGTACTCAACAGGTGACTTTTCGCAAACATGGGTTTCTACAATTTTCAAAGCACTGAATGCTCTGATCTTGCATTTCAACACTCAGTATATGCCTCCATGTATATATTGTTTAGATTCCTTCTCAACCAGTCTAAAAGTGAACGATTCAGAGGGTACAAAATGGAAATGATGGCCAAGATGGAGAAGTATTTGAATTCCACCAAGTGCAGGAGGAAGTAGGTTAATTGTGTGGTTTGgaatattctgtatttttatttgtttgcacAAATTTCTAATTTATAAACTAACTTCAAACACTGATCCTACATACTTTTagacttatttattattattcttcttTAGGAACCATATTTTTTGTTAAGCCTTGGGCTGTGCCAGTATATATCCCATATCTCCCAGCCCTTTCAACAACTGTTGTCTGATTGGCTTATGGTATTATAATTGAAACTTTGTGTCACTAAAATTTAGGAGCATAAAATGTGAAATGAAGTGCTAAAGTATACTTTTTCAGTATGTCTTTCACAGAAATTGGCTATAGAGATGCCTGTAGCATTTTGTTTATTGCTTCAGGGTCTGGCCCAGTCAGGCCCATTAATGGATGGCTGGTTCTTCATTGTAATGCATCATTAATGTCTTATTCAAATGAATCATGAGAACTGTAACATCTGCAGGTTAATTTTGTCACATTTTGAGGATAAGCAACTTCGAAAAGTCACATCTGGTATAATGGGAACCGACAAGTGCTGTGACAACTGCAAATTTGGGTAGGTgtctgaagtttttttttgttttgttttttataaatatgatGTGTATCCTTGTATTAATCTTCTGTATTAGATATTATGCTTAATTGTGTTATACTCATGTGGATTTATTTCATTCCTTAGTGTTATTTGTGTACATTGTGGAAACAGGAGAACTTTTTAAAACTGCTAATAACTTGTATGGAAGAACTGATGCAGCACTGATTTATGCAGTTTTACTGGTTGGGAATATGTGTCTCATGGTAGCATTTAAAGAGTGTAAGGTAAAATGCAGGTTCTTAGCATTTATTGAGTTGTACAGTTTGGTGTGTCTGCTATTAGAAAGGTGCATTCATTGTGACCTAAAGTGATTGTTGTGTACTCTCACTGACTTATTAACTTTAAGGGAGTAGTTCAACTAAAGAAAATCTGATTTAAGCAGTTTTCCTGACTAGCTCAACTGTTTTCTACCATCACACACTGCATCATTGAATAATCTGAATTAAAGTTGcgtatgtggtttctgacctGTGTTTTTAGTGGTTCAAAATATTGGAAATTCACTTTTCAGTACTTTAGTACAGTTTACTGGTAAACAGGTCAgtgctctctctttcagttCTTTTGTTTCTCCTCAGGACCCATCTTGGCCCTGGCCAAGAGTCTTCAGAGCAGGACCTTCAGGACTTTGGGCCCTGTGCCTTTCAGCTGATGGGGGCAGTGAGCGCCATGGGAGAGAAATTTGGCATTACCGCTCCCATACTTCTGCTGCGTGGCTCAGTAAGGCTCAACACCCCAACTACAAACCAAATAGTCACTCTAAGAAGAAACCACAGAAGAATATTTGTTTAAGCATTGCATTATTTTCTCCATCATCCCATCTGACATGTTTAATAATCAAATAGTTTGGTTGGTATATATGTGTTTTTGATGGTTGCGTCTCTTGTCTGGCTTCTTTTATACTCTCTCTTTTCCAGACATCTCAGAGAGTTCCTGATCACTTCCGAAAGAACCGCTTTTTTGGCGCAGGGAGGAGTGTGTCTGAACCCTGGTGGAGGGCTCTGGGTCGTGAGCTTGTCAGTGAGAAGTACCTGATGGAGACTGCTGGCTTCAATAAGTTCAGTACCCTCTGCAAACTCACCCCCAAGGTATTTGTGCAGCACCAGATTACACATTAAAAAATGATGGTTTGTGCTTGTGGAATTGTGATGAACAGGCTCTTGCATGTGTATCTCTATTCAGGGCAGAACCTGGTTAAACAAAGCTGAGGATGAGAAACACAGAACCCTCCTCCTGCAGCCCAACAGAGACCTGTGTTCAAGAATGTATGTGCCAAGGtacgcccccccccctttcactGTCTTTCACTCTGTGTCCCAGTCTATAACTTGGTCACTAGTGGTATATGTACCACTGTGTAACACACTCACTCagttcacactcactcactcactaacctATGCACCATCCCTGTGACACCTGTTGCTCACACATAATAAATATACCACTGTTAGTTGGCTGATGTAATATGCTCTTGACTTCTACAGAAATCAAGATGTAAGACCCTCTGTGGCCAGAGTTCAAGATTCTCCACCAAGCACAATTCAGGTTAGTATGTTCATCATTGCAGTTTAACTCTGCTGtcataattattttattgtgttttttctcctcttttaaACTCAGCCATTGTTTTACTAATCCACTGTCTTCTGTAGTCATTGCAGAGAACATATCCCCGCTCTCAGGCAGCTGCCAGTGCAGTGGTCAAGAAGGGTGCAGCATCAGATTTCAGGTATACCTCATACAAATTCTGTTCATGTTATATTCATGTGGTGAAGTCCACTTCTAATGGGGCATCCATGTTTGGTAATTATTCCAAACTTAATCATTATTTCAAGTTGTTTATTATACTGTGAAATGAGCATTAAGGTGATTGTGACAGGTCCATCCCTGGACCTTCAAAAGCTCCCTCAGCCAAACCTCAGCCCCCTGCTGTCTCTGCCAGAGAGATGGAGTTACAGGTACTGTTCTCAAAACTAAAGATTTTTCTTGCAGATCGTTATCGTTTCTGACTCTGACCCAGTGTTGTAATTTATTGAAGGCTGAGCTGTACAGCAAGTTGGTAGCTGAGAGACAGAAGCTGGCCAGCGTAAAGGATGTCCCTCCAGCTATACTGGCCACTAATAAAATCCTCCTGGACATGGCCAAAATAAGGTATTGTGTAACAGTGTATGTGTCTTGATAAAGTGTGTCAGAAACGTCCGGAGTCCTCAAGAGTACACAGCTAGAGAGAGTGTCAGTATCCATTAACATGGAAGCGTAAATGGCAGCACTTAACGGCTTCCGTTCTTGTTGTAATCAATAGCTGAGGCTACTGTCCTAAATACACCCATAATTCAACCAAACACACTTGCCCGAGTTTCCACTCCATCAAGTGTAAAGTCCAGGTTTAAGTCCAGCTGTTATTTGTAACGAGGCAACCAATAAAACAAGAGTTAATCTGAACCGGAGTGAACTAATGGACTGAGTGAACGCTCTGCTCCTTCTCTGCTTTGCAAAACTCATTCTAGACTCTTCCTGGCTCTGATACGCTCCGCCGTCTGAACGCTTTCTACACT
This window contains:
- the wrn gene encoding bifunctional 3'-5' exonuclease/ATP-dependent helicase WRN isoform X1 — encoded protein: MGDRTLPMWMAKTLTHEDQVHSQGVYKKNVLEDDLPYLEFGGILMYSQEKNDCSFLSEDLRSSLSPGSAVGFDLEWPPSFTKGKSKKVALIQLCASEEKCYLFHLSSMTGFPPGLKMFLEDENIKKVGVGVEGDLWKLMSDYDIKLKNFVELSNLANEKLRCMEKWSLDGLVKHLFKKRLYKNKDVRCSPWDDFELTEEQKRYAATDAYAGLIIHQQLEKMVNSSALTTPACLKEKLYQIGREIENLASHVPDGLSCTSSTDRLVEEISQHVASLRGLLKSDISLNKDAVTEHSPNTTEDQVDHEAVQGPSEDRGGHFCFKEPVKQSLTLEKDLNPSVQPVQKECIMSLDVSEYELQMLEMQAREEEKEEQSILAFQEKAALQNSAHLSRKAESDEEFDSEMIQCVEEVEKLNDSFEKQPKEPQPVVEDEDEDVEEDAEEGFDPSLPEPLPEQIRCLKMFFGHHSFKPVQWKVIQSVLQQRRDNLVVMATGYGKSLCFQFPPVYCVNMSVVISPLIALMEDQVLQLKMSNIPACFLGSAQTKNVFADLIKGVFRVVYMTPEFCSVNIHLLERLNGSIGISLVAVDEAHCISQWGHDFRGAYRDLGKLKRSLPDVPIVALTATASPSIREDIVKSLHLVNPLVTCTSFDRPNLYLDVNRKSGDLIKDLKSFVVKKSGGDYEFEGAAIVYCPSKKEAERVTAALYKLGIRCGVYHAGLSIKQRRETQYQFMRDEIQCVVATVAFGMGINKPDIRKVIHYGAPKEMESYYQEIGRAGRDGLPSACHVLWMPGDMVLNRFLLNQSKSERFRGYKMEMMAKMEKYLNSTKCRRKLILSHFEDKQLRKVTSGIMGTDKCCDNCKFGTHLGPGQESSEQDLQDFGPCAFQLMGAVSAMGEKFGITAPILLLRGSTSQRVPDHFRKNRFFGAGRSVSEPWWRALGRELVSEKYLMETAGFNKFSTLCKLTPKGRTWLNKAEDEKHRTLLLQPNRDLCSRMYVPRNQDVRPSVARVQDSPPSTIQSLQRTYPRSQAAASAVVKKGAASDFRSIPGPSKAPSAKPQPPAVSAREMELQAELYSKLVAERQKLASVKDVPPAILATNKILLDMAKIRPCTVARLKQVDGVSEAKANMLAPLLQTITEFCQRHSLQEAAATSSPSVCSVSPPSMQTRKTSALADSVAISYRLFQTEGKSMRQVADARSLPMTVVESHLLQAQKADHPLDTERAGLSSSVFSTITRIVSSPPLSSDLSDFKRIRSLVPEEISTFLLRLCVAKLQREGFPNPLPSSPPSAQPNISWIEPQAKPVEVHGASAALSSGLQQQQPEEDPDMSMDMSEDDLFSELPMPEDMGPVRRDDQCNDQCNVETMKPTAVSYTGGMKLASWNQGDLDKDTQDLFRDSPVKTISQMPKRKLPDWAEAPGGSVTAAAAKKTKKKKGLFN
- the wrn gene encoding bifunctional 3'-5' exonuclease/ATP-dependent helicase WRN isoform X2, whose amino-acid sequence is MEKWSLDGLVKHLFKKRLYKNKDVRCSPWDDFELTEEQKRYAATDAYAGLIIHQQLEKMVNSSALTTPACLKEKLYQIGREIENLASHVPDGLSCTSSTDRLVEEISQHVASLRGLLKSDISLNKDAVTEHSPNTTEDQVDHEAVQGPSEDRGGHFCFKEPVKQSLTLEKDLNPSVQPVQKECIMSLDVSEYELQMLEMQAREEEKEEQSILAFQEKAALQNSAHLSRKAESDEEFDSEMIQCVEEVEKLNDSFEKQPKEPQPVVEDEDEDVEEDAEEGFDPSLPEPLPEQIRCLKMFFGHHSFKPVQWKVIQSVLQQRRDNLVVMATGYGKSLCFQFPPVYCVNMSVVISPLIALMEDQVLQLKMSNIPACFLGSAQTKNVFADLIKGVFRVVYMTPEFCSVNIHLLERLNGSIGISLVAVDEAHCISQWGHDFRGAYRDLGKLKRSLPDVPIVALTATASPSIREDIVKSLHLVNPLVTCTSFDRPNLYLDVNRKSGDLIKDLKSFVVKKSGGDYEFEGAAIVYCPSKKEAERVTAALYKLGIRCGVYHAGLSIKQRRETQYQFMRDEIQCVVATVAFGMGINKPDIRKVIHYGAPKEMESYYQEIGRAGRDGLPSACHVLWMPGDMVLNRFLLNQSKSERFRGYKMEMMAKMEKYLNSTKCRRKLILSHFEDKQLRKVTSGIMGTDKCCDNCKFGTHLGPGQESSEQDLQDFGPCAFQLMGAVSAMGEKFGITAPILLLRGSTSQRVPDHFRKNRFFGAGRSVSEPWWRALGRELVSEKYLMETAGFNKFSTLCKLTPKGRTWLNKAEDEKHRTLLLQPNRDLCSRMYVPRNQDVRPSVARVQDSPPSTIQSLQRTYPRSQAAASAVVKKGAASDFRSIPGPSKAPSAKPQPPAVSAREMELQAELYSKLVAERQKLASVKDVPPAILATNKILLDMAKIRPCTVARLKQVDGVSEAKANMLAPLLQTITEFCQRHSLQEAAATSSPSVCSVSPPSMQTRKTSALADSVAISYRLFQTEGKSMRQVADARSLPMTVVESHLLQAQKADHPLDTERAGLSSSVFSTITRIVSSPPLSSDLSDFKRIRSLVPEEISTFLLRLCVAKLQREGFPNPLPSSPPSAQPNISWIEPQAKPVEVHGASAALSSGLQQQQPEEDPDMSMDMSEDDLFSELPMPEDMGPVRRDDQCNDQCNVETMKPTAVSYTGGMKLASWNQGDLDKDTQDLFRDSPVKTISQMPKRKLPDWAEAPGGSVTAAAAKKTKKKKGLFN